The following nucleotide sequence is from Silurus meridionalis isolate SWU-2019-XX chromosome 5, ASM1480568v1, whole genome shotgun sequence.
CATTCTACTTTCTCTCTGGCTCAAGTACCACAAGATCTTCTAAATCACTGACAAGTGGCCGAGCTTGCAAAATGTCAGCAAGTGGAACCAGCGATGATGCTGTTAGGGGGTACAGCCGTCCCAGTGCAAACATGTCTACTTTAGGTTTAAATGCTCATTCACACTGTCAACTGGAATAATTTTTGGTTTGATTTCTGAACTTCCCCAGAAAGCAGTAGGTACTGGCGAAAAGCCCCTTCTGTGTCCAAGCCCCACCTGTTACCCAGGTGCTTGGAGAAGAACCTAAATGTTTGTTTCTGTTCTGTCTGCATCTCACAGAGGACATACTGTTGAGTTTTCTGGAACTCTTTGTGAGTTTGCCTAAATGCAATGCCTTTCTAATGGAAAATCTTTAATGAGGCCCCAATGgttcaaagaaaagaaaattgtaacCTGGTGTTAAGTttcaaaactaaaataaaaatttatatatatatatatatatatatatatatatatatatatatatatatatatatatatatatatattttcaattttCAAACAATTTGCAATGATTTTTCTTTCCAAGATGTTTTTATaggtttgtgtaaaatgtatattgaaGCATGCCTGTAGCTTTGGCTCGTTTATTGCTACATCTTTGTGCAGTGTAATGATCCTGAATCCCACCATCAAACTGCACAACAGAGAGTTAACAAAAGTGCAACTTTAAGCAGtagtttcattatttcaacttaaaaaaacatttatataattgactgattgattgactgattgactgaatgattgattgattgattgattgattgattgattgattgattgattgattggtttgatacttttatataatgtaggaatattttttctgttttctcattatatatgtatgtacagtatatgactTTATCTGTTTTAGTCAGTGTTAATTAGCGCAGCAGACTGGGGTGAAATAAGGAGAATTTGTGGGTAATTTGTGAGTCTCTTTGGGTCTTGGTAAAGGAGTCAGTGTTTGACTGACATGGGCAGCAAAACAAGCACTTTATTGCCATGTTCATAAAGCAATGTGTTTTATAATGTTATTAACAGGATTAACTGGATTCTTAGGTCAAAGcaatatttgattttgtttataatGACATCTAGGATGACATGAGTGCAACAacttaaatggaaaaaatcttGTCCAATCTTGTCTGTTCTTCccagaaatgaagaaaatgtagCCTGATGTCAGGTTTAAAAactagaataaaaaatgtttattttcacttgtttgtttgtttttctgtctctctctttccctcttgcTCTCCAAACTTTTAACCTTTCTGCCATTAATTAAAAGAGAGAACACTCTGCAGTAAAACGGTAACATTAGGTAAGATGTGACACTTCAGAATAAACACACTCtttaattttttctctttttctcatcactcttttggtgttcttcttcttattaaaatgtaaagcaGCATAATTCAGCTCCACTGCATCACCACCCTGTGGGAATCGACATACAGATGTTCATTATAGATCATAGCTGAATCGTAATACAATAATTTTGTAGGGTACGTGGGTACAATATCAGATTATTTACCTGTTCAGGTGTTTTTACGTCCTCTTTTTGAAAACTcactgtaggaaaaaaaaagaaatatattttatgttgatgTAAGGTTGAAAAATATGacacaaaaatctaaatattgtttatagaaaatgtagaaTGTGTAGTAAATAAAATTCATCAGATTCACATTTGTTTCAAATGATAAAagtctattattttatttcattttattttaaatgattattcatAATCtaagaaaaagacaaagtaaaaaccaaaaatgcattaaatgatggagcataaagaataaatataatataatatacaaattaattttatattatgaaTAGAAGTTGTTTGCACTTCTGTGTGATACAGACTCACCTCTGGATTGTTCACAGTTCCTCAATTTATAGATTAGAAAAGCTTGAGTGAAGATCACAatcaaacacaccaccacaactaCTGTGAGGTAGATCACTTCAGGACCTAAACAACCAGTGATCacattaacaattaaaaataactcATATCGtattcagattttctttttaccaACCAAATTGTGAAAGATCCTCCAGCTGTACTCGTGTCCCGTTCCCAAAAATGATCTTCCCACACAGGGCCAAAGCGCAGTAGTAAGTACCAGTATCATTGAGGGTGAAGATGTTCTTGGACAAGTtgtacacacaggtgtgtgtagaaGATTCGCTCTCACACTGAAGGCTGCTGTTGTGATGAGTGTAAATGAGTTGAGGATGGGATTGTGATGGAGCAGCTCTGAACCAGAGCACTTGGAGTtctgctgctctgctctcaGAGAGAACCGAACACTGCAGAGTCACTGATGCTCCTGCAGGAACCGAGTTCAAAACACTGCTCTGGTTCACTGACACTTTTACATCTTCATCACCTACTTAGGGGAATAAAGACAGATTTACTGactgtgctaaataaaatgttcatgtttacaaAGTGAAATAACAAAGTATAATAAGAATCCTGGGAACAGAATTGCTTTTATGTTTgtcaaaaaacacttttaatcaAGTGCCTGTCCAATCACCAAAAATACAGTGTTGAAAAAAAGAACTTATATTCTAATATAACCTAAAATTCTTTATGGTTCTTTATTGTTGGTAGATTttggtttagatttttttatcgTAATTTTCTTTGACCAAAGAACAATGTAAAATGTCCAAACCTACTTCTTCTACAGTGCTATAATTGTTTTCAGTGCTGTTTATAGAGAACTTTTTAGCGAACTGTAAGTggacatttactttttttagtctaaatctgtatttatatctgtaaatctatatttatattaaatctatAATCATATCTGGTTATATCTGGATGATAACCCTTgttaaaatcaatataaaaaaataaaaacaaatcattgcCAATTTCAAAAATGAAGCAATACAGAAGAAGTTCAATTAAAAATATCCTTTTCCGGGTTGCTacaaatggaaaatgtataatgttCTCTATTGTGCACATAAAAAACGAACTTCCGGATCAAATATTTCaattcaaattaaatgtaatcaaaattaaatgttatatatatatatatataaatctaaattaatgttgttatattttatgtataataataatgttatacaaTATTATTACCATTTCAGTATTATTACCAAAATCTActgttaaaaattaaatctataaaatatttcttaatagattttttatacAGCCATAAACTGCTCTAAATTTCATATTTCAATATAGTTTATTCACGATCAGTACCAAAGACGGTATAAATGATACAGaagacaatgaaataaaaacgcTACATTGTCTGGCACATTACTTGTGATACAGATTCAGTTAAATACacagtgttcagtgtgtttgcatgtgtagtGTACAAATAGAGTGATGAAATTATTTACCTGTTACAGCCAAGAATGTTCCATTGGATAATGTTAAATCTTGCAGGTAAATATTTCCACAGTAGTAAAGTCCTCCATgatctttatttatatgtggAATAATCAAAGAAACGCCATTAGCAGTCGTCTCCATTGTAAATCCTGACGAACTGAAAATGGGGAAAATTTTGAcaacataatttatttttctcccaCTTTGTGGCATTTCTCCAAATGTTTGTTTGTACCAAACCACATTTTCAGCTCTAGGAATGTGTTTAAACGGGCAGTTAAGAGTAACATGCTCTCCAGACTTGACTGAGAGAAACGATAGAAATGAAGGTCTGGAGAAATCCATAACTTGCGCCAAAGctagaaaatgtacaaaaagaaaAGGTTAATGCAATAATGAAGGAAATACtagaataaataataagcattttatatattatagttaaaCTTACTTATTATGttcagagaaaagagaaaaatccacagTTGTGCCATCTTTAGAGCTGAAACAACAGTCAGATGGAGCTGCTGAAAAGTGGGCAGATGATGACAGCAAGAGTTTTGTTCTCGAGActgcaatctgattggctgctcaAAGTCACGAGCTGAATTTCCTTTTCAGCTACGTCTCTATTTTTGAGCCAGTGTTTCGTTCACCAGATGGAAAATAAagagcaacaaaaaaatcaaacctGTACAGAtcttattttctaaaataaaagccATTTACTGTTACTGCGATGTGCAGTgtcagatataaatatatacataatatatatgcaACAAAAACCCACAATTCTTGACATCGAAAACATTTATATCATCTAATTTTAATCTAAATCtgtatttatatctgtaaatctatatttatattaaatctatAATCATATCTGGTTATATCTGGATGATAACCCTTgttaaaatcaatataaaaaaataaaaacaaatcattgcCAATTTCAAAAATGAAGCAATACAGAAGAAGTTCAATTAAAAATATCCTTTTCCGGGTTGCTacaaatggaaaatgtataatgttCTCTATTGTGCACATAAAAACGAACTTCCGGATCAAATATTTCaattcaaattaaatgtaatcaaaattaaatgttatatatatatatatataaatctaaattaatgttgttatattttatgtataataataatgttatacaaTATTATTACCATTTCAGTATTATTACCAAAATCTActgttaaaaattaaatctataaaatatttcttaatagattttttatacAGCCATAAACTGCTCTAAATTTCATATTTCAATATAGTTTATTCACGATCAGTACCAAAGACGGTATAAATGATACAGaagacaatgaaataaaaacgcTACATTGTCTGGCACATTACTTGTGATACAGATTCAGTTAAATACacagtgttcagtgtgtttgcatgtgtagtGTACAAATAGAGTGATGAAATTATTTACCTGTTACAGCCAAGAATGTTCCATTGGATAATGTTAAATCTTGCAGG
It contains:
- the LOC124385750 gene encoding uncharacterized protein LOC124385750, with the translated sequence METTANGVSLIIPHINKDHGGLYYCGNIYLQDLTLSNGTFLAVTGDEDVKVSVNQSSVLNSVPAGASVTLQCSVLSESRAAELQVLWFRAAPSQSHPQLIYTHHNSSLQCESESSTHTCVYNLSKNIFTLNDTGTYYCALALCGKIIFGNGTRVQLEDLSQFGPEVIYLTVVVVVCLIVIFTQAFLIYKLRNCEQSRVSFQKEDVKTPEQGGDAVELNYAALHFNKKKNTKRVMRKREKIKECVYSEVSHLT